The sequence GCGCTGATTGAACCGGGCGATGAGGTGATTATTCCGTCCCCCTACTGGCTCAGCTACCCCGAAATGGTGAAGCTAGCTGGAGGTACACCGGTGATTGTGCCCACGACCGCTGAGCAAAACTATCGCATCACCCCCGAGCAGCTGCGCCAGGCGATTACACCCCAAACCAAGCTATTTATTCTCAATAGCCCCTCTAACCCCACGGGTATGGTTTATTCACCCGCAGAGATTGCGGCCCTGGCAGCAGTGGTGGTAGAGGCTGATATTTGGGTTGTGTCAGACGAAATCTACGAAAAAATTCTCTATAACGGGGCTACCCACCTCAGCATTGGGGCGGTGTCGCCTGAATCGTTTGAGCGCACCATTATCAGCAACGGGTTTGCCAAGGCTTATTCTATGACCGGTTGGCGGGTTGGTTATCTGGCTGGACCCGTCGATTTGATCAAGGCTGTGAGCACTATTCAGAGCCACAGCACGTCGAATGTGTGCACCTTTGCTCAGTATGGTGCGATCGCTGCCCTGGAGGGGTCTCAAGATTGCATTGCTACCATGGGGCATGCTTTTGCCGAGCGGCGGCAGGTGATTATTGAACGGTGCCGTGCCATTGATGGTCTCAGCTGTGGTGCTCCAGAGGGGGCATTTTATCTCTATATCGATATCAGTGCGCTAGATATCCCCTCCCTTGATTTTTGTACCCAACTGCTCGACGAAAAGCATGTAGCGGCGATCCCAGGTATTGCGTTTGGGGCGGAAGGTACCCTGCGCATCTCCTACGCCACCGACATGGAGACTATCTTGACCGGTATGGATCGGCTGGAGTCGTTTGTCGCCAGCCGGTTGGGCTCTCAATAGCCTCTGCTTTCCCTTAGCTGGTGATGCGTCATTGGGCGCTGTCTGAATAGGGCGCTTTATTAAATGTGATGTCGATCGCGTAGCTTTCTCCTTAGGCAGGAATACTAAGGGAGCTGTTGGTGTTGCATGATACATGGGCTTTTGCTTTCCCCATTTACCAAGCCAAGGTACGTTGAGGCACCTACCGCTGCGGCTGCTGATTGTAGTGCCTTTTGTACTACAAATGTCGGTGGCGGTGGGCGTAACAGGGTGGCTGTCGATGCGCCATGGCCAGCGAGCCGTGAACCAGGTGGCCAGTCAGCTGCAAGATTCGGTTGCCCATCACATTGAGCATAAGCTTGAAGAATTTTTAGGCACCTCTCATCTAGTCAACCAGCTGACCTATGAAGCCTTGACCCTGGGCCACATTGATCCGGCTGATGATGAGGCGCTGTTTCGTCATTTTATGCAGCAGTCTTATACGTTTAGCCATATTGACTCACTCTTTTTTGAGCAGGCCAATGGTGAATTTGTCGGTCACACTACGCTGGGGCAGCAGGGACACCAGCTGATGCGCGGTGGCCCCAAAATGGGCAATCTTATTCAATTTTGGACTGTGGATCTGACTACCGGCCAGCCCACCGAGTTAGTACAGTCTACCCCTGATTGGCATACTCAGGCTCGCCCCTGGTACCGGGCGGCGGTGCGAGCCAAAGGGCCAGTGTGGGGAGAGGTTTTTCCATACCATAGTTCTCCGGCACTGGCAATCTCGACCTCTAGGCCGGTCTATGACGACAGCGGTGCGCTAATTGGGGTGTTGGGCAACAATTTTTTTCTTAGTCATATTAGTCAATTCCTGCGAGAGGCCGATATCAGTCAGCATGGTCAGGCGTTTATTATCGAGCGATCGGGGTTGCTAGTGGCAACCTCCACCGATACTGACCCCTACGAGGTGGTGGCTGGTCGCCCCCGGCAGTCCTACGCAGTGACGAGCCAAGACCCTGTCATTCGAGCGAGTGCCCAGCTGCTGCTTAACCAGTCGGGGGGAGATACTCGCCGCATTCAGCCCCAGCAGGCCGAATTTTGGCTAGGTCGCGATCGCCAATTTATGCAGGTGGCTGCGCTGGCCGATGACTACGGCTTGGATTGGCTAATTGTGGTCGTCATGCCTGAGAGCGCCTTCATGGCTGAGATCGAGGCTAGCCGCCGTGACACCATTGCCCTCTGTGCCCTGGCCTTGGTCGGGGCAGTTGTTTCTGGTCTCTACACCAGCCGCTGGATTACGCGCCCCTTGAATGCCTTTAGCTCGGCCTCGCGGGCGATCGCCGATGGCCACCTCAACCAGACCATTGGCCACACGGGCCTGCAAGAGCTGGAAGGGTTGGCCCAAGCCTTTAACCGGATGGCTGCCCGCCTTCAATCCTCGTTTAGCGATCTGCAACACTCTAAAGCCGAAGTCGAGCGTGCCAACGCTGAAATTCACCAGCAGGCTGCTCTGTTTCGCCTAATGGCTGAAAATATGAGTGATCTGGTCTGTCTCCATGATCTAGATGGCACTTATCTGTACATTAGCCCCTCAGTGCAATGGCTGCTAGGCTATACCCCCGACCAGCTGCTGGGGTTACATCCCTTGAGTCTTGTGCACCCCAATGATCTTGACCAGTGCAATCAGTATCGGCCTCTGCCCGACTCTCAAGCCCTAGCGCTAGAACCGGTGATCTGCCGCATGCGCCACAGCCAGGGGTATTACCTCTGGATGGAAACGTTTATGCGGCCTATTGTCGATGCTACGGGTGCGGTGGTGCAGTTTCAGACCGCATCGCGCGATGTGACTGAGCGAATGAGAATGCGCCGCCAGCTCGAGCATGACGCCTACCACGACAGCCTGACCGGGCTATTTAATCGCAAGCATCTTCAAGAGCGGCTCGAAAACGCTTTGAACCAGGCTCGTCAGCATAGTCATTACCGCTTTGCCCTGCTGTTTTTAGATATTGATCACTTCAAGATCGTTAACGACAGCCTAGGTCACCTGATTGGCGATGAATTATTGATGGAAGTGGCCAGTCGCCTCAAGGCCGCCCTGCGTCCCGCAGACCTGGCGGTGCGCCTGGGGGGTGATGAGTTTGTAGTCTTGCTGGAGGATGTGGGTCACCGGAGTGTGGCGATATCGGTGGCGGAGCGGATTTTAGAAACTCTGCGCCAGCCGTTTCAACTCAGCAGCCACCAAATGTTTGCCACGGTGAGCCTGGGATTGGTGATGGGCGATGCCCAGTACCAAACAGCCTCAGAGCTGATTCGCGATGCCGATACGGCGATGTACCGCGCTAAGGCCCACGGGCGCGATGGCTATGAGGTGTTTGACAGTGGTATGCACGATCGCGCGATCGCCCGGCTCACCCTCGAAACTGAGCTACGCCATGCCTTGCTCCACCATCCCGAAGAATTTGTGCTCTACTATCAGCCCATTGTTGACCTGAAAACGGCTGACGTGAAAGGGTTTGAAGCGCTTGTCCGCTGGCTACACCCCCAGCGGGGGCTGGTCATGCCCGGCGATTTTATCCCCGTTGCCGAAGAAACTGGGCTGATTGTACCCCTGAGCTACTGGCTGCTAGAGCAGGCCTGTAACCAAATGACCACCTGGCAACGCTCCTATCCCCAGGCCCAGGCGCTGACAGTCAGTGTCAATCTGTCGGCGCTGCAACTGCACAGCCCCGAACTTTTAGACCAGATCGATGGGGTATTGGCCAAAACCAAACTCTCCCCCCACAACCTGGTTTTAGAAATTACAGAAAGCATGCTGATTGATAATATTGATGACACCATTGCTGTGCTGAACGGCGTGCGTCAGCGAGGAATTGCCCTGAGTATTGACGATTTCGGCACTGGCTATTCGTCTTTGAGCTATCTATATCGATTTCCGATCAACAGCCTCAAGATCGATCGCTCGTTTGTGAGCCAAATGGAAACTAGCCCGAGCCACGAAACAATTGTGCATACCATCATTAACTTGGGACGGCAGCTAGGCTTTAGGGCGATCGCCGAAGGGATTGAAACCCCTCAGCAGGTCAACACCCTCAAACGACTCAGCTGTGATTTTGGCCAGGGCTACTGGTTTAGCAGACCTCAGCCCGCTGCCGATGTCGAAACCTGGCTGACCCAATCTATTGCCTACTATCGGCCCCAGCCGGTAGACTAAGCCGTTGATCGACCCATCGTCGCGCCTTGAAAATCGCTTCAGAGCGGCTGATCACGCCTGGTACGGCTACGGCACAGCCGCGATCGTAGGTGGCCCACACGGCGTACATTAGCACGCCATTCTCTGTGCTTTGGTCAAGCTCAAGGCGGAAACCCCGGTAGTCGAACGACAGCACTACGTGGGGGTAGTCTGGGTCAGCAAACAGCATAGGGGTAAGGGGTTGGGGTGAGGAAAAGGTTAAGGCGTTGTGCCGGATAACTAAAAAAGGGTGGGTTTTTAGGCCCACCCTGGTGAGTCGCGGAGCACGACAGCTGTGTTCTCGCCAGGTTATGCAGCGGCTAAGTTGCTGGCGACAAAATCCCAATTGACGACATTCTTGAGAAACGTATCGATGTAGTC is a genomic window of Nodosilinea sp. E11 containing:
- a CDS encoding pyridoxal phosphate-dependent aminotransferase, whose protein sequence is MTLAISARAKAMKAEGLSVCSFSAGEPDFETPDHIRAAAKTALDQGKTRYGPAAGEPGLRQAIAHKLQHDNGLCYGPENVIVTNGGKHSLYGLMMALIEPGDEVIIPSPYWLSYPEMVKLAGGTPVIVPTTAEQNYRITPEQLRQAITPQTKLFILNSPSNPTGMVYSPAEIAALAAVVVEADIWVVSDEIYEKILYNGATHLSIGAVSPESFERTIISNGFAKAYSMTGWRVGYLAGPVDLIKAVSTIQSHSTSNVCTFAQYGAIAALEGSQDCIATMGHAFAERRQVIIERCRAIDGLSCGAPEGAFYLYIDISALDIPSLDFCTQLLDEKHVAAIPGIAFGAEGTLRISYATDMETILTGMDRLESFVASRLGSQ
- a CDS encoding EAL domain-containing protein, with the translated sequence MPFVLQMSVAVGVTGWLSMRHGQRAVNQVASQLQDSVAHHIEHKLEEFLGTSHLVNQLTYEALTLGHIDPADDEALFRHFMQQSYTFSHIDSLFFEQANGEFVGHTTLGQQGHQLMRGGPKMGNLIQFWTVDLTTGQPTELVQSTPDWHTQARPWYRAAVRAKGPVWGEVFPYHSSPALAISTSRPVYDDSGALIGVLGNNFFLSHISQFLREADISQHGQAFIIERSGLLVATSTDTDPYEVVAGRPRQSYAVTSQDPVIRASAQLLLNQSGGDTRRIQPQQAEFWLGRDRQFMQVAALADDYGLDWLIVVVMPESAFMAEIEASRRDTIALCALALVGAVVSGLYTSRWITRPLNAFSSASRAIADGHLNQTIGHTGLQELEGLAQAFNRMAARLQSSFSDLQHSKAEVERANAEIHQQAALFRLMAENMSDLVCLHDLDGTYLYISPSVQWLLGYTPDQLLGLHPLSLVHPNDLDQCNQYRPLPDSQALALEPVICRMRHSQGYYLWMETFMRPIVDATGAVVQFQTASRDVTERMRMRRQLEHDAYHDSLTGLFNRKHLQERLENALNQARQHSHYRFALLFLDIDHFKIVNDSLGHLIGDELLMEVASRLKAALRPADLAVRLGGDEFVVLLEDVGHRSVAISVAERILETLRQPFQLSSHQMFATVSLGLVMGDAQYQTASELIRDADTAMYRAKAHGRDGYEVFDSGMHDRAIARLTLETELRHALLHHPEEFVLYYQPIVDLKTADVKGFEALVRWLHPQRGLVMPGDFIPVAEETGLIVPLSYWLLEQACNQMTTWQRSYPQAQALTVSVNLSALQLHSPELLDQIDGVLAKTKLSPHNLVLEITESMLIDNIDDTIAVLNGVRQRGIALSIDDFGTGYSSLSYLYRFPINSLKIDRSFVSQMETSPSHETIVHTIINLGRQLGFRAIAEGIETPQQVNTLKRLSCDFGQGYWFSRPQPAADVETWLTQSIAYYRPQPVD